A single region of the Syntrophorhabdus sp. genome encodes:
- a CDS encoding High molecular weight rubredoxin: MNLKAIQKLCYGVYIISSKKDGKFNGQIANTAFQITSEPPTLAVSINKQNLTHDYIVSSRVFTVSILSKFAPMTLIGRFGFKSGRDIDKFADTGHRTGTTGAPIVLDNAVGYLECEVLSMTDVGTHTVFIGKVIDCDVLGDAEPMTYAYYHTVKGGKSPKTAPTYVKEDSRPAGPVDTGKYVCNACGWVYDPAEGVPQIGIAPGTRFEDLPETFTCPICNVAKSEFSKV; the protein is encoded by the coding sequence ATGAATCTCAAGGCCATTCAGAAGCTCTGCTACGGTGTCTACATCATCAGTTCGAAGAAAGATGGCAAGTTCAACGGGCAGATAGCCAACACTGCCTTCCAGATCACGTCGGAACCGCCGACGCTGGCGGTCAGCATCAATAAGCAGAACCTGACCCATGACTACATAGTTTCGAGCAGGGTATTCACGGTATCGATCCTCTCCAAGTTTGCCCCCATGACGCTCATCGGCAGGTTCGGTTTCAAATCCGGCAGGGACATCGACAAGTTCGCGGACACCGGTCACAGGACAGGAACGACGGGCGCCCCCATCGTGCTTGACAACGCCGTGGGTTACCTGGAGTGTGAGGTCCTGAGCATGACCGATGTCGGAACTCATACGGTGTTCATCGGGAAGGTGATCGACTGCGATGTCCTCGGCGACGCCGAACCGATGACCTATGCGTACTACCATACCGTCAAGGGTGGAAAGTCGCCGAAGACCGCCCCCACATATGTGAAGGAAGACTCCCGACCGGCGGGGCCGGTGGACACCGGGAAATATGTCTGCAACGCTTGCGGGTGGGTCTACGATCCCGCCGAAGGTGTTCCCCAGATAGGCATTGCCCCGGGTACTCGTTTCGAGGACCTTCCCGAGACATTCACCTGTCCTATCTGCAACGTGGCGAAGAGCGAATTCTCAAAGGTATAG
- a CDS encoding TRAP transporter large permease has protein sequence MEGPIVGVIGIVVMFAVLFLLRIPAAFTMAIVGFAGVVYITSLKAALGMIGADMWNIFSSYGLTVIPMFILVGEFAHWGGYNNSLYNATYRWFGHYRGGLAITTIMACAIFSAISGSNSATAATMSTVAIPEMKKYNYRPELNAGAVAAGATLGVLIPPSIVLVIYGLYTGQSIGKLFFGNVIPSVILTVLIAATVFYICWRHPEWGPKGPKSTWRERFGALPDLIEISLLFGIIMFALFTGCVTATEAAAASCALGLILCVIRRKLSWKGFVASVTDTLRISAMVFIIVAGAVIFGRFLAVTRLPFEAASWISTLTLPGWALFWIIVLCYIIGGCVMDALAFLLVSLPIFYPIVMEMGYDPIWFGQVITIVTTMGAIMPPVGLCCYVVAGMAKDIPLATVFRGSFYYIPSYIIAILLLMLFPYGTVMVLSNLVR, from the coding sequence ATGGAAGGCCCCATCGTCGGAGTCATCGGCATCGTCGTCATGTTCGCCGTCCTCTTCCTTCTCAGGATCCCGGCCGCCTTCACTATGGCCATCGTGGGATTCGCGGGGGTGGTATACATCACCTCCCTCAAGGCGGCGCTCGGCATGATCGGTGCCGACATGTGGAACATCTTCTCCAGTTACGGCCTGACGGTCATCCCCATGTTCATCCTTGTTGGGGAGTTCGCGCACTGGGGAGGCTACAACAACAGCCTCTACAACGCCACCTACAGGTGGTTCGGCCACTACCGCGGCGGGCTTGCGATAACCACCATCATGGCATGCGCGATCTTCTCCGCCATCAGCGGTTCCAATTCCGCCACCGCCGCCACCATGAGCACCGTCGCCATACCGGAGATGAAAAAGTACAACTACCGGCCCGAACTCAATGCGGGGGCGGTCGCCGCCGGGGCGACCCTTGGTGTTCTCATCCCGCCGAGCATCGTCCTCGTCATCTACGGGCTCTACACCGGGCAGTCCATAGGGAAGCTTTTCTTCGGCAACGTCATACCCAGCGTCATCCTGACTGTCCTCATCGCCGCCACCGTCTTCTATATCTGCTGGCGCCACCCCGAGTGGGGCCCCAAAGGCCCGAAAAGCACATGGCGGGAACGCTTCGGGGCCCTTCCCGACCTCATTGAGATCTCGCTCCTCTTCGGGATCATCATGTTCGCCCTGTTCACGGGTTGCGTCACAGCCACGGAGGCCGCTGCCGCCAGCTGCGCTCTGGGACTCATACTGTGCGTCATACGCCGCAAGCTGTCCTGGAAAGGCTTCGTTGCCTCCGTCACGGACACCCTGCGCATATCCGCCATGGTCTTCATCATCGTCGCGGGCGCCGTCATCTTCGGGAGGTTCCTGGCCGTCACACGCCTGCCCTTCGAGGCGGCCTCGTGGATATCCACCCTCACCTTGCCCGGCTGGGCCCTCTTCTGGATCATCGTCCTGTGTTACATCATTGGCGGCTGCGTTATGGATGCCCTTGCTTTCCTCCTCGTCTCCCTGCCCATCTTCTATCCTATCGTCATGGAGATGGGATACGACCCCATTTGGTTCGGCCAGGTCATCACGATAGTCACCACCATGGGAGCCATCATGCCCCCCGTGGGCCTGTGCTGCTACGTGGTGGCCGGAATGGCAAAGGACATACCCCTGGCAACGGTCTTCAGGGGCAGCTTCTACTACATCCCGTCCTACATCATAGCCATTCTCCTGCTCATGCTTTTCCCCTACGGCACGGTGATGGTGCTGTCGAACCTGGTGAGATAG
- a CDS encoding TRAP transporter small permease: MRYLDRVNVALNGFLMVLGGFAVLALMTVATANVVLRMVHAPCRGAYEVVSFLGAVVIAFALGYTEKKKGNIIVEILTERFPKGLQRMLEGANCVISGAFFSLVSWQIYEYGMKIMESGELSETLKIAFHPFVFAVSFGFAVLALTLFVDLAGLFVNREGN; this comes from the coding sequence ATGAGGTATCTGGATAGGGTCAATGTTGCTCTCAATGGGTTTCTTATGGTCCTGGGGGGTTTCGCCGTCCTTGCGCTCATGACGGTCGCGACGGCGAATGTGGTGCTCAGGATGGTCCATGCCCCTTGCCGGGGAGCCTACGAGGTCGTTTCGTTCCTGGGAGCCGTTGTCATAGCCTTCGCGCTCGGTTACACGGAGAAGAAAAAAGGTAACATAATCGTCGAGATACTGACGGAACGGTTCCCGAAAGGGCTCCAAAGGATGCTGGAAGGGGCCAATTGCGTGATCAGCGGCGCCTTCTTCTCTCTTGTCTCCTGGCAGATCTACGAATACGGCATGAAGATCATGGAATCAGGCGAGCTTTCGGAGACCCTGAAGATCGCCTTCCACCCCTTCGTCTTCGCCGTCTCCTTCGGTTTCGCGGTCCTTGCCCTGACTCTCTTCGTAGACCTCGCGGGACTCTTTGTGAACAGGGAGGGGAACTAG
- a CDS encoding 2-oxoacid:ferredoxin oxidoreductase subunit beta codes for MEGRDRYLGEIPAWCPGCGNFSILNAFTAALEAEGVEPGRFCIVSGIGQAGKFPHYVRCNTFNGLHGRALPVATGIKLANHGLLVVAVGGDGDMYGEGGNHLLHAMRRNVGVKVFVHDNQIYGLTKGQASPTSMEGMVTKNQPFGVLSEQLNPMAMAVAMDCGFVARGYAGDREHLTSLIRSAFAHEGLSLVDILQPCVSLNKVNTWEWYGKRVYRIGEDHDPRDRVRAFEKALEWGDRIPIGVIYRNDRPSFEKRVPVISGGPLVDGSGRWQELKEKLPGSLRDFH; via the coding sequence ATGGAAGGTCGCGACAGGTACCTGGGGGAGATCCCGGCGTGGTGTCCCGGTTGCGGGAACTTTTCCATCCTGAATGCCTTCACGGCGGCGCTTGAGGCCGAAGGCGTCGAGCCAGGCCGGTTCTGCATCGTCTCAGGCATAGGCCAGGCGGGGAAATTTCCCCATTATGTGAGGTGCAACACCTTCAACGGGCTGCATGGAAGGGCGCTTCCCGTTGCGACGGGTATCAAGCTTGCCAACCACGGGTTGCTCGTCGTGGCCGTCGGCGGTGACGGTGACATGTACGGCGAGGGAGGCAACCATCTTCTCCATGCCATGAGACGCAATGTTGGCGTAAAGGTCTTTGTCCATGACAACCAGATCTACGGGCTCACAAAGGGCCAGGCCTCGCCGACGAGCATGGAGGGGATGGTGACCAAGAACCAGCCCTTCGGCGTTCTTTCGGAGCAGCTCAACCCCATGGCCATGGCGGTGGCGATGGACTGCGGTTTTGTGGCGAGGGGATACGCGGGAGACCGCGAGCATCTCACGTCGCTTATCCGTTCGGCCTTTGCTCACGAGGGGTTATCGCTCGTCGACATACTCCAGCCCTGCGTTTCCCTGAACAAGGTCAACACCTGGGAGTGGTACGGGAAAAGGGTTTACCGGATCGGGGAGGACCACGATCCCCGCGACCGGGTCAGGGCCTTCGAAAAAGCGCTGGAGTGGGGTGACAGGATACCCATCGGCGTGATATACAGGAATGATCGACCCTCTTTCGAGAAGAGAGTCCCCGTCATAAGCGGCGGACCCCTCGTGGACGGGTCGGGCAGATGGCAGGAATTGAAGGAAAAGCTGCCGGGGTCTCTCAGGGATTTCCATTGA
- a CDS encoding phosphoribosylaminoimidazolesuccinocarboxamide synthase, producing MTNILRETNFEALGAPRKGKVRDIYDLGDQLLIVATDRLSAFDVVLPTGIEDKGKVLTKLSLFWFRQVEDIIPNHIIETDADRYPTALRRYADALRDRSMLVKKAKVLPVECVVRGYLAGSGWSEYRKSGTVCGIRLPDGLRESSKLEKPVFTPSTKADEGHDLNISFEEAVKIIGDDYAGKVRDTSIAIYEKARAIGEKRGIIVADTKFEFGVIEGNVVLVDEVLTPDSSRFWSLKDYAPGKSQDSYDKQIVRDYLNTLDWPKTYPGPELPPEVAKKTSERYKEIYTILTGEKL from the coding sequence ATGACGAACATATTACGGGAGACGAACTTCGAAGCACTGGGGGCACCGAGGAAGGGCAAGGTCCGGGACATATACGATCTTGGCGATCAGTTGCTCATCGTGGCCACCGACAGGCTTTCGGCCTTTGACGTCGTTCTTCCCACGGGCATCGAGGACAAAGGGAAGGTCTTGACGAAACTCTCTCTTTTCTGGTTTCGGCAGGTGGAGGATATCATCCCAAATCATATCATAGAGACGGATGCGGACCGGTATCCGACAGCCCTCAGGAGATATGCCGACGCTCTCAGGGACAGGAGCATGCTTGTGAAGAAGGCGAAGGTCCTGCCCGTGGAATGTGTGGTCAGGGGTTACCTGGCAGGTTCCGGCTGGAGCGAGTACAGGAAGTCTGGAACCGTGTGCGGCATCAGGCTTCCGGATGGCCTCAGGGAGTCCTCCAAGCTCGAAAAGCCGGTCTTCACTCCGTCGACGAAGGCGGACGAAGGGCACGACCTCAACATCTCCTTCGAAGAGGCGGTGAAGATCATAGGCGACGACTACGCCGGAAAGGTGCGGGACACGAGCATCGCCATTTATGAGAAGGCGCGGGCCATAGGCGAGAAGCGGGGTATCATAGTTGCCGATACCAAGTTCGAATTCGGCGTTATCGAGGGCAATGTCGTGCTCGTCGACGAGGTCCTCACGCCCGATTCGTCCCGCTTCTGGTCGCTGAAGGACTACGCTCCCGGCAAGTCCCAGGACAGCTACGACAAGCAGATAGTCAGGGACTACCTGAACACCCTCGACTGGCCCAAGACCTACCCCGGCCCGGAGCTCCCGCCGGAAGTGGCGAAGAAAACGTCGGAGAGATACAAGGAGATATACACGATCCTGACGGGGGAGAAACTCTAA